The Thermocrinis ruber genome has a window encoding:
- the cas1b gene encoding type I-B CRISPR-associated endonuclease Cas1b: protein MAEIYYITTNGTLRRDENTIMFESGEIKKKIPIENTSELFIVAEVSTNTKFLSLLSQNGIIAHFFNYYGYYIGSFYPREGNPSGHVLIKQVEHYLDKEKRLYLAKTFVLGSIINSEKLYQIDASEHLEKLKQASNVQEVMQVEGSFRKLCYKALEELTGWEFETRTKRPPQNPLNALISFGNSLVYAKVLGEIYHTPLNSTVSYLHEPSEKRHSLCLDVAEVFKPILTEGLILELIRSGTITENDFLEETEYCYLNLDGRRKFLRAFDNLLKSTVYYPKLKRKVSIRTLIRLELYKLVKHLTENEPYIPLNYHSLKK from the coding sequence ATGGCTGAGATTTACTACATAACCACCAACGGCACCCTAAGAAGGGACGAAAACACCATAATGTTTGAAAGCGGAGAGATAAAAAAGAAAATACCCATAGAAAACACTTCCGAGCTTTTTATTGTGGCAGAGGTCAGCACCAACACCAAGTTCCTTAGCCTTTTGTCCCAAAATGGGATAATTGCCCACTTTTTTAACTATTATGGCTATTACATAGGGAGCTTTTATCCGAGGGAAGGCAACCCATCTGGACATGTTCTTATAAAGCAAGTAGAACATTATCTTGATAAAGAAAAAAGGCTTTACCTTGCCAAGACCTTTGTGCTTGGTTCCATCATAAACTCTGAAAAACTCTACCAAATAGACGCAAGCGAGCACTTGGAAAAACTAAAGCAGGCTTCCAACGTCCAGGAAGTTATGCAAGTGGAAGGGAGTTTTAGAAAGCTTTGCTACAAAGCCCTTGAAGAGCTAACAGGTTGGGAATTTGAAACAAGGACAAAAAGACCACCACAGAACCCTTTAAACGCATTAATTTCCTTTGGAAACTCCTTGGTTTATGCCAAAGTGCTTGGGGAAATATACCACACTCCTTTAAACTCAACAGTTAGCTATTTGCATGAACCGTCGGAAAAGAGGCATTCCCTTTGCTTGGATGTAGCAGAAGTCTTTAAGCCCATCCTAACGGAGGGCTTGATCCTTGAGCTTATAAGGTCGGGAACCATAACGGAAAATGACTTTTTGGAGGAGACAGAATATTGCTATCTAAATTTAGATGGACGGAGAAAATTCCTAAGAGCCTTTGACAACCTTTTAAAATCCACCGTGTACTACCCAAAGCTAAAGAGGAAAGTATCAATAAGAACACTGATTAGGCTTGAGCTTTATAAACTAGTAAAGCACCTGACGGAAAACGAGCCATACATACCTTTGAATTACCACAGCTTGAAGAAATGA
- the cas2 gene encoding CRISPR-associated endonuclease Cas2 gives MRVILFYDIDTTEKEGQRRLQRVLKTARKYLNHVQKSVFEGNLNISSIERLKHEMLRVVDKEKDSLIIYILDDNANYKREILTNVKDPTDNLL, from the coding sequence ATGAGGGTAATACTCTTTTACGATATAGACACCACAGAAAAGGAAGGACAAAGAAGACTTCAGAGGGTTTTAAAAACCGCAAGAAAGTATTTAAACCATGTTCAAAAATCAGTATTTGAGGGAAATCTGAACATTTCGAGCATAGAAAGACTAAAACACGAAATGCTAAGAGTGGTAGATAAGGAAAAGGATTCCCTGATAATTTATATCCTTGATGACAATGCTAATTACAAAAGGGAAATATTAACAAACGTCAAAGACCCTACGGATAACCTGTTATGA
- the panB gene encoding 3-methyl-2-oxobutanoate hydroxymethyltransferase: protein MKTTIRTLFNKKEKGQKITMISTYDYLSAKLCEQVGIDCILVGDSLGMVFQGKDSTLEVTVEEMIYHTKAVRRGAKESFIIADMPFMSYQVSVEKAIENCGRLIKEGGANAVKLEGGEEIADLVYKLVRIGIPVVGHLGFTPQKINTIGGYRVVGREEEAERVKKDFKILEEAGAFMIVLEAMPTELAKELTESARSITIGIGAGPYCHGQVLVFYDLVGLVEDIKPKFVRRYLNSAELFRKALEEFKRDVESGSFPSEEESYG, encoded by the coding sequence ATGAAAACCACCATTCGGACCCTTTTCAATAAAAAGGAAAAAGGACAAAAGATCACCATGATCTCCACTTATGATTATCTGTCTGCTAAGCTGTGCGAACAGGTGGGTATAGATTGCATACTTGTAGGTGATTCTTTGGGTATGGTTTTTCAGGGGAAAGACTCCACCTTGGAGGTCACCGTAGAGGAAATGATCTATCACACAAAGGCAGTTAGAAGGGGTGCCAAGGAGAGCTTTATTATAGCAGATATGCCCTTTATGAGCTATCAAGTTAGCGTAGAAAAAGCCATCGAAAATTGCGGTAGGCTAATAAAGGAAGGTGGAGCCAACGCGGTTAAGTTGGAAGGAGGAGAAGAGATAGCGGATTTGGTTTATAAACTTGTACGTATAGGCATTCCGGTGGTTGGGCATCTAGGTTTTACTCCTCAGAAGATAAACACAATAGGAGGCTATAGGGTGGTTGGTAGGGAGGAGGAGGCAGAAAGAGTTAAGAAGGATTTTAAAATATTAGAAGAAGCGGGTGCATTTATGATAGTGCTTGAAGCAATGCCCACAGAGCTTGCTAAGGAGCTCACAGAATCCGCTAGATCTATAACAATAGGCATAGGGGCGGGGCCCTATTGCCACGGGCAAGTTCTCGTTTTTTACGACCTTGTGGGGTTAGTGGAAGATATAAAGCCAAAGTTTGTCAGGAGATACCTGAACTCCGCGGAGCTTTTTAGAAAGGCTTTGGAAGAGTTCAAAAGGGATGTAGAAAGTGGAAGCTTCCCTTCTGAAGAAGAAAGCTATGGATGA
- the cas6 gene encoding CRISPR-associated endoribonuclease Cas6 translates to MRFKVKLVRAVEDNSPISIDYRRRFISLLKKIFEKEFDEESPKPYTFAVYLGKNAKIQGEYILGVESINFRFSTGDPQTAISFYNGVLKLIKENHLHNMNPKLENVYFRIVSVNIEKENEPTGFFKTLSPVVVERSTNSKNPEEKYATPRDKDFKWWLLENTQKRYRALVGEDLNVKILEIEPISVKEEFIKHYGGYVRSFLGRFRLHTESKELLRFVYQYGLGVRTGQGFGYLETLD, encoded by the coding sequence ATGCGGTTTAAGGTGAAGCTTGTTAGGGCTGTGGAGGACAATTCTCCCATAAGCATAGACTACAGGAGAAGGTTCATATCCCTTTTAAAGAAGATCTTTGAAAAAGAATTTGACGAGGAAAGCCCAAAGCCCTACACCTTTGCGGTCTATCTTGGAAAAAACGCAAAGATACAAGGAGAGTACATACTGGGAGTGGAAAGTATAAACTTTAGGTTTTCTACAGGAGACCCACAGACAGCCATATCCTTTTACAACGGAGTTTTAAAACTCATCAAAGAAAACCATCTTCACAACATGAACCCAAAGCTTGAGAATGTGTATTTTAGAATCGTCAGTGTGAATATTGAAAAGGAGAACGAACCAACGGGCTTTTTTAAAACGCTTTCTCCTGTGGTGGTGGAAAGGTCAACAAATTCAAAAAATCCCGAAGAAAAATACGCCACTCCGAGGGACAAAGATTTTAAATGGTGGCTATTAGAAAACACACAGAAACGCTACAGGGCTTTGGTAGGAGAAGATTTAAATGTAAAAATCCTTGAGATTGAGCCAATAAGCGTAAAGGAAGAGTTCATAAAGCACTACGGTGGTTATGTTAGGAGCTTTTTGGGAAGGTTCAGGCTTCACACAGAAAGCAAGGAGCTTTTAAGGTTTGTCTATCAGTATGGCTTGGGCGTCAGAACCGGGCAGGGCTTTGGCTACTTGGAAACCTTAGACTGA
- a CDS encoding acyl-CoA thioesterase: MIYRRRVQFYETDAQGVMHHSNYFRLFEEARGELLRSLGIPYSTLREEGYEVVLLEAECRFKKPIFYDEEVCVEIKLDSMDRYFFSFSYRVSVEDSLRAEGRTKHCFVKGGRLTSIPKKVRELFDV, encoded by the coding sequence GTGATCTACAGAAGGAGGGTACAATTTTACGAAACGGATGCGCAGGGTGTTATGCATCATTCAAACTACTTCAGGCTCTTTGAAGAGGCCAGGGGCGAGCTACTCAGAAGTCTGGGAATTCCCTACTCCACACTGAGGGAAGAGGGCTATGAGGTGGTCCTTTTGGAGGCAGAGTGTAGGTTTAAAAAGCCTATCTTTTACGATGAAGAGGTGTGCGTGGAGATAAAATTGGATAGTATGGACAGGTATTTTTTCAGCTTTAGCTACCGGGTGTCTGTAGAGGACAGCCTAAGGGCGGAGGGAAGAACTAAGCACTGCTTTGTTAAAGGGGGCAGACTAACATCTATTCCCAAAAAGGTAAGGGAACTTTTTGATGTTTGA
- a CDS encoding GspE/PulE family protein translates to MDEAKLLEFLSRLGYITKDQVQKAISSKEKNEDIITTLLRLGFMDDEKLLDFYTKYTPQKLWKGDLKSINIPAEILNKIPQDILKKHLIAPVSYQDGKLTIVTVNPFNQSAINELRFASKIDNIVSYAAPKKTIEDILNRLYPQTQDILEEISEVSEIEIETSESELSLDTISKEAGEAPIVRLANFLIMEAVNLGASDIHVEPQEKKLVVRYRVDGVLRIFHEFPINIKDALTARLKIMANLDISERRKPQDGRIRAKIGNKKVDLRVSTVPVVYGEKIVMRIQEAEKYLSVRLEDLGFEPDDLEKFRKAIWTPWGMILVTGPTGSGKTTTLYAALMERNKPDVNIMTAEDPVEVSIPGLNQVQVNERIGLTFATVLRAFLRQDPDIILIGEIRDTETAEIGIRAALTGHLVFSTLHTNDAPSSITRLVDMGIEPFLVGSSIILVVAQRLVRKLCPKCKLVDDTPKEALVRLGVLKSLDENITIYKANPKGCDECKGTGYKGRTAVHEILEVDEEMRKLIVRGATAEDIRELAKRKGMRTIYEAGILKVRRGITDIAEVERVLAK, encoded by the coding sequence ATGGATGAGGCAAAGCTCTTAGAGTTTCTCAGCAGGCTCGGATACATAACAAAAGACCAAGTCCAAAAAGCAATCTCTTCCAAAGAGAAGAATGAAGACATTATAACAACCCTTCTAAGACTTGGTTTTATGGATGATGAAAAACTTTTGGATTTTTACACAAAATATACACCACAAAAGCTGTGGAAAGGTGACTTGAAAAGCATAAACATACCCGCCGAGATCCTCAACAAAATACCTCAGGATATCCTAAAAAAGCATCTAATTGCGCCAGTTTCTTACCAAGATGGCAAGCTAACTATAGTCACGGTCAATCCTTTCAATCAATCTGCTATAAATGAGCTAAGATTTGCCAGCAAGATTGATAACATAGTATCCTACGCAGCGCCTAAAAAAACAATAGAAGATATACTAAACAGGCTATATCCACAAACACAGGACATACTTGAGGAAATCAGCGAGGTTAGCGAAATAGAGATAGAAACATCAGAATCAGAACTATCTTTGGATACTATAAGTAAAGAAGCTGGAGAAGCACCCATAGTCAGGCTTGCAAACTTTCTTATTATGGAGGCAGTAAATTTAGGTGCATCCGATATACACGTAGAGCCTCAGGAAAAAAAGCTAGTAGTCAGGTATAGGGTAGATGGTGTGCTAAGGATATTTCATGAGTTTCCCATAAATATCAAAGATGCACTTACTGCAAGGCTTAAGATAATGGCAAATCTGGATATTTCTGAGAGACGTAAGCCCCAGGATGGTAGGATAAGGGCAAAGATAGGTAATAAAAAGGTAGACCTAAGGGTTTCTACTGTTCCTGTAGTGTATGGTGAAAAGATAGTTATGAGAATACAGGAAGCAGAGAAATATTTAAGTGTGAGGTTGGAAGACCTTGGGTTTGAACCCGATGACCTTGAAAAGTTTAGAAAGGCAATCTGGACACCTTGGGGTATGATTTTAGTAACTGGTCCGACGGGTTCGGGAAAAACGACTACTTTGTACGCCGCTTTGATGGAACGTAACAAGCCCGATGTTAACATAATGACCGCAGAGGACCCGGTGGAGGTTTCTATCCCCGGATTAAATCAGGTGCAAGTTAATGAAAGGATAGGACTTACCTTTGCTACAGTTCTAAGAGCCTTCTTAAGACAGGACCCAGATATAATCCTCATAGGTGAGATAAGGGATACAGAAACAGCAGAGATAGGTATAAGAGCAGCCCTCACGGGTCATTTGGTTTTTTCTACCTTGCACACCAACGATGCTCCATCTTCCATAACAAGGCTTGTTGATATGGGTATAGAGCCCTTCTTAGTGGGTTCATCTATAATACTTGTTGTAGCACAAAGGTTAGTAAGAAAACTGTGTCCCAAGTGTAAGCTTGTAGATGATACTCCAAAAGAAGCTTTGGTTAGATTGGGAGTGTTGAAAAGCTTAGACGAGAATATAACCATATACAAGGCTAATCCAAAGGGGTGTGATGAATGTAAGGGAACTGGCTACAAAGGAAGAACCGCAGTTCATGAGATTTTAGAGGTGGACGAGGAAATGAGAAAGCTGATCGTTAGAGGTGCCACTGCCGAAGACATAAGAGAGCTTGCTAAAAGGAAGGGTATGCGTACCATCTATGAGGCGGGAATACTGAAGGTGCGTAGAGGAATAACAGATATAGCTGAAGTGGAGAGGGTTCTCGCAAAGTGA